AACAACACCATGTCCTGTTCATGTATGGTCAGGAGATTCTCGAGGTACCTGAACATAAACTTCTTGGTATCTTCCTTTCAAATGATTGCAGTTGACATTCTCATATCGACTACATCACGAGTAAGGCATGGAAGAGAGTCAATATTATGCGTAAACTAAAGTTCTCTCTTGATCGTAGATCACTGGAGGTcgtatataccacatttataagGCCAATTCTTGAATATGCTGATGTTGTCTGGAGTAATTGTACTCAATATGAAATGGAccaacttgacaaaattcagaACGAATGCGCCTGCATCTCGACTGACGCTACTAAACTTGTCTCTTTAGAAAacttaaagaacgaaacaaaatGGGAATTCCTGGCAGAAAGAAGGTATAAACATAAACTCATTCTCTTCTATAAAATGGTTAATAATCAGACACCCGACTACCTCTCTTCTCTTGTTCCCCACTCAAATAAGCTCGATAAAACCTCAGAAACTCGGAAGATGTCCGCGGAATTCAAGCTCGTACCACACTTTATTTTAATTCCCTTTTACCTTTGGTAATTCGGGACTGGAATTTACTGCCTCTAAATGTTCGACAAACTGCATCACTGTCTTCATTTAAAAGTTACCtgaacaaagacaaaaacaaagtACCACCCTACTACTGTGTAGGTACTAGAAGACTACAGGTCCTTCACACACGCCTTCGTACAAAATGTAGTTCTCTCAACTATCATCTGTTTCTGAAAAACGTATCCCCTACACCTTTGTGCAGCTGTGGTGAAATTGAGACAAACTTTCACTTTTTCTTCGACTGCAGGTTTTATAATGACATTCGTACAATTCTGCTCGGCATTCTTCAGTTTTTTAATATTAACCTAGATACATTATTATTTGGGGACTCAGCTCTTTCAGATCAAGATAATGCTCTCATTTTTACATTAGTACAATCTTATATATCAAGCAGCAAGAGATTTCTCAACTGATTCAAACATATCCAACTCACCGGCGGAAATGAGGCATTACTTTTCCCttcctctttttttctttctttcctttCAACTTTCAGTCACTTTCATACATTTTGCAAAGAATTACTTTCGTTAGAGTTttggtcattttcatttttttcaatcagATATTCCATATTTCGTTAAATCTTAAAGCTCAGGGCAGTAGAAATGATAAAGTACAAATATTCCAGACATAGGAGAAGAACGCTATAAGacattgtctttcgttctaatcctgtCCATACAGATGTAATATATGCTTATGTAATTGTATGTAGATATatatggaataaatatgtttaaactaacataTAATGTTCaggaaatccttgaaaaaagaccgaagaaaaaattcattcccagatttttataccaaaaacgccatatacgctgatcaaactggtatttatctgaattatcgtttaacgtaaagagtgcgctaaatactgttataattgcgcgtacatatacgtCTTGTATCAtgtttttgctatgggaggtaatccgccattccgcgatgataacttgccgcaggtgcccgttatattttggcctcattttcttggtaattattcctgcagatgtacatttatgttaccagtttaatgtgtttcatctatctgagggtgcaaaggGGCAGTTCAAGGAAATACTGTTCTTTTAAACTTTCGCATagtggaatattttgactttctttctgcctgtttttgttagactgtcaagaacacatgagagcaaacagaagtattgaacaaattgaaatacattgtatagctttatctttttcattttatcaaacccggcaatgaaaggtttttgttttgtttgtcgatgaacaactgctattgaacaagactagatttttttatctttaccttttgaacaaaatatagaagtgtattgaacacaaagttaataaattttattattgtgcactgtaaaagttgtgaccactccatttcttgccacacacaagtgcattacataatgcctgcatgtacttccctgacatgaatgggttacatcaagtcttgaaactgcaaagcactgcccccatcagtcctctcagtactttgattactAAATCAAGGGAGAGGGAAGCTCtacttttactgggtcaaggcgTGAGTGAAGTTAACATACTAATCAACAATAATTCTATTATGTGACGTTTGTTGATTCcagcttaaatactttttttaaattataaacattttacattttggaCACACATACAGGCGGACAATgccaaatataattatattcgtCCACTTTCGGCAGAGGATAAAGAAATGTACAGTGGATGTTCTAAAAGAAATGCAATCAGTCTTCGCATTTGTTCATCTTTTAATTGGAACACAAGTGTTAGTTGTATATTTAGAACAGAATTCACCAAACTCCTGTAATAAATATCACTGATAGGTAAAATTTCTACATAGTGCAGTGCAACAGTAAGGGAGTTTTCTATATTTTAGTTCTGTCAGTATTTATAAAACAATCAGTAATCTGGTTAAAAATAATCATCATCCATCCTCTTCTTAAATTCAGGCGAAGAATTTAATACCTTATACACGCAGTACATAATCACTACTGCTGCAATTAATACAGCAAACATGATAATCAAATGAGTAAAACtaaatgtgaagttttgttcagtaagaaaaaaatgtttggctTTCAGGCAGATTCTTTTCGCTTTAAGTTCTATCTTTGTCCATGTTGTAATCATGGGTTTCACGGAATCGACCGGTTGATTTCTGGGCATGACCATTCGCCTTACAAACTTCAGCGCGATATTGTCTATGTATGGATTATCGGTACCAGTTCCATTTGTGTAACTAACCCAGCGTGTCCGGTTATCTTCCAACGCACCTTGAAGACTGAACTCTTTTTCAATTGCCTTTTCAACCTCTTTGAACTCCTCTATAGATATTTGTGGCTCGCCCGAAGACCAGATGTACTTGTCAACATCCCTTACAAAGTCAAACTTAGTTATAACGACATAAATATCTGCAGAATctgaaatacatatatttaagaCTATTGACTTATGTGCAAAAGCTAAAGAAAGTTAAAACATGTGACAGTGATTTTAGTTATATAGCAAACTCGGTTTCTCTAGTAATTCCAagtaatgttctttttttttttacttatttgctGCACGGGAACCTATGTTAGTTTATATTCTGACACATTTCCGCTGCCTTTGATTAATTTTGATACAACTTTTTCAAGAACCATTATGATgtctatgaaattttaacagatttttaaTATCACATTCCGTCTTTTTATCTATAAGTAGCAATAACCACAGGaagataactcttgcaaagcCTTGTTCAGGATTTCCAAAAAAtgtgtccacaaaaaaaattgaaattctcGTGTTCACTTTTCAAACCTATCTTATCATGTTACATAGAGGGTAACTATTtaaaatactgtatgattttCAAGACTTAAAAATGTGCAGAGtagaaattatacactgttttccaaagtgaaagtaccatgtatttgaatggggctaaattttcagtcatattttttttattgaatggcttcgTAATCTCTCTAAAGAAACTAGGGAAATGTTTCTTTATAGTGGATgaataagtcatattaaaataaatcaaatacatgtagcgGAAAAAATGCAATTAACTGCGGACACTTTTGCACAAAAACCTGAAAAAGTTGTCACGTGTCAGAATCggtaatatttacattcaaaaacacaactgatttgtcattcatacacatattagaatccaaaaacataattttattcctgtaaatcaaaattaacaaaaagcGGTGGTTGTTGCTATTATAAGTGAAAAACGATGAAATCCTTTTGAATCCTATTTCagtcttaacatttaaatttatctaaaatatattGCACAAATGCCTTAATACAGTTCAAAGAAACGGACACCAGGTCGTGTAGGATagctctctctctctatatatatatcgTACAATGAGCTAAAAAGACTTAAAACAATCAAATTAACCATTACTGAACTCACATTTGACCTGTGCTGTTCTTGGGTCAGCTCTTTTAAGCACTCTTTGGAGGCAGTGAATTAAATCTGTTGGAACAACCTCCCGGCAACTGTGCACGAACACGATTTTGGTCATTTTCCATTCTGGTCTGCTGTTCTTAAATATTGTCTCCTTTAAAGAGCCAACTTTGTGTTCCTTCTGTAATTCTTCCAGGTATTCAATACTGGTTCCCGGTGGAACATGACCTTTATAAGAAAGAACACATAAAGTACGTAAGTTGCCATTCTAAAGATAGACATGAACCTCTTTGTTCATGTTTCATGTTTGTCCGTTGACAGGAGATAAATATTTGTAGGGTAAAAGGAATTATTCTTAACATTAATAACTTTAACAATGTTATGCCTAATTACTATGCAAAGTCTGTGTAGTTTAACATGATTTTCATTTTGTACCTTCTTGCTTGAAACCAAAGCAATGTAAGGTATGCTTTTGAACTAAACATTTCATGCTTCAACATGTTGTTCACGAAAaagatttctttgtttttatattatcatTCTTTATTCTTGCTAAGTACCTCCAATAAGAAGCTCTAGAATTTCCTGCAACTCCACATTATCGCTGTTATCCTTTCCGGCAACATCAAAGATGGTGGGCAAGCGGGGTAACATTTCCACAACAGAATGTTGTTGTTCTGTTTCGTCTACATCTTCCACAGTCACACCACAACtgatatatctttaataataCAATAGGTTAGAAATCACTAAGTTGTCATTTTAGCCTACAGTAATTTGGCACCTTTCTAGCTATAAATTTATGTACTGTTTTCGAAAGAATTTAGAAGAAATTCTACAATCAAATCAATCTTTCGCAGCAAAGTGAAATAAGTCGCATAATAGGTGAGTATTACCTCTCCAATGTAAAAGTTTTTGACTGTGTTGAACCCTTTCCTACTTTAGCTTTAGGTATGTACTTCCCAGACAGGGCCTTGATAATTGTGTTAACAATTGAACTTTTGCCAGCCCCAATCTTTCCAAGTAACAGTATTTTCTCTACATCTGTTTTGTCCCTTCTGTTGCATAGCCCAGCTATCTCTTTCAACAGTTGTTTGTTTTCCCGACGTATTTCCTCATTTTCAGTAGTCACAGCCTCCGAAACATTGATGCCCTCCGTCTCTGCCATCGTTTCCTGTATCCAATGATAAATTCTTTAACAAAACAGACCTCGTCGATACATGTGttccatgttacaattttcttacAAGATAAAGTTTAAGTGGATGTCAGAAGATATATGGAAATAACTTAAATTGTATGCATTGTATTGTTGGAAGTATTCTCGACATGCAAAAAATCAGTTATTGGGCTACTTGATTACACAAATAATTCAAACTTGAACTTTACtcgaatgcattttttatattccAAAGTTAATATTGGCAATAattcagtgttgttgttttttaagttttgggGGAATGGTGGCGGGGCCCCTTAGATCCCCTACCTTAATTCTAGTTCTtatttagttctgctcattgtttctCTAATTTAGGGCTAACCCATTTTGTTTAAcaggggaccatacgccgcttttcatgaatTGCACTCTAGTATATCATTGAAGGTTATGTGTACCTCActatatgaacacatctgcggacgtgttgtaacatgtgtaaatgtttagttggtaacatgcatttccactaccgtctataaACATGCTTTAAGAAACTATGTTAGCGAGTTACTTTAGATATTACATAACCTGTTTTGTACTGATTTTTAACAATGCTATGGTGGTACCATTTTAAACTACTGTGTATAGCGTGGCAAAGTTGCAGAGCTAGTCTACGTGTTTATTGAACACacctcgtatatatatatatatatatatatgcatataaatatatctttatatagtTGCACCTGCAGCTCAAGTAACTACAAATTGAAACTAGACTATTTCAAACAATAACAACTTACCTTAAAAGAATAAATTCCTTAATCCTTTAATATTCTTCCATGTAAACACAAAGTTATGTAACATGTGTTTTAGGTCGCTGTATTTTCAGAAAACTCTTATAAAGCAGACCAGCTGCTGTGTATAAATTGAGTCAGTATACAGAATAGTTCGTCAGTTTAATCAATACTATGGAAGGTCGGTGCGCTATGCAATTGGcaagtgaaatactgttgaaaaacggcgataaacccaaaacaaacaaaatgttcttGGTGAATGGTAAATAATATAGAGAAATAAAAGATACGCCCATGGTTAAAATGTTACGCATAACATAAAAATAACTAGCTTTTGGGTGaaggtttaaaaatatcaagaataaaaattaatgttaaaaatacaCTAAACGAAGTTGTTTAACCTCTCCTTCAATAGTTTCTGCAATAaagcaacattttttatttatcagaCATATTTCACTCTTATTTTctgataattcactgaaaagatATAAGAATCATGTTTCATTCGAAGATAAAGCTATTCTGTTAtacgtacatgtatttatacaagctccgtagcattagctccatataaccaaatatatcttacactcactttatgagctctgtttgatgatgtagtaaaacaaatcaaaacccaacacgtatctttgattgaaatctgtcatttaatatctaaatgacgaataacaataaatggttctgttacagcatcatacataatatgtgataggtgacaaattttatcaagaaaagacaaatattaacagttgatatgcatcatcaaaggtggggatctaacctttatgccaatAAGCAATGAACGATAGTCTTACATCTAGGAAAATACTGAAATACATATCCATTAATTAACAATGATCAGTATACTATTATGTTGAATGTCAGTCTTATGGTCAAAAAGTAATGGAACAGTAactagaataataataataatagcacgcTGAATGTCAGCCTTATAGTTAAAAGtaataatatcaatatatttatatttacatgtgaaGTGTTAATACAGCATTTATAAATGTATCTTGAATGTCATGCTAACAAGAAGTATGAGAAATATCTATTATAACAATGACTACCATATGTTGAacatcatttttacaatgaaactgtAATGACATATCTATCAAGACAACAAAAAATGACTGGCACATGTTGAACTATCTACAACTATAGGTATACTGAGCATACCAGGGATGGGAGGGAGGGTTTGAAattcttgataatttgcgcgtaagcttttcgtgctccgcaattgaataatattaaaacccgtaccgtcccgtacttcgtaaatatatttatttttcaataaatctgtatttatgcaagctccgtagcattagctccatataaccaaggaatatatcttacactcactttatgagctctgtttgatgatgtagtaaatcaaatcaaaacccaacacgtatctttgattgaaatctgtcatttaatatctaaatgacgaatttgaaaacacaattaacaataaatggttctgttacagcatcatacataatatgtgataggtgactaattttatcaagaaaagacaaatattaacagttgatatgcatcatcaaaggtggggatctaacctttatgccacatattgcaaaaacataataaatggatttcatttattaagttattagcaaTAACCCCATCCGAAGAAAGTgagtgtatcatttatttatcaacagCTTACTCATGTGTTGTGTTACACCCTCTAACTAgcagaaattgtagaaaatagtatatttaacatgacaaaatagaggTGAGCAACCCTTGGCACCATCACTCAAGCAAAGTATCAGTAACTCACAAAAAACCTGCAAAATTGCCTACTATTAAACTttatgtaacatgataaaataagtgcaagagacccatgaccccatcgcaccattagcaatgagaattataaacataagagaactaaatatttacttgataaaaatCATCCATCCCAAACAAAGGtttatgatttctaaaatccaatactgatatttgtctTAAGAGGATAACAGAAGAATACTTGTTAAAGTGTAACATTctctaacatgcagaaattgtagaaaatggtacATGTACATGACAAAATAGAGGTAAGCATCCCTTGGCACCATCACACAAGCAAAATATTAGAAACTCATAAAAAAAACATGCCAAATTGCCTACTAAtaaactttatgtacatgtaaaatgataACATTAGTGCAagagacccatgaccccatcgcaccattagcaataagaattacaaacatAAGAAAACTAGTCTATTAACTTGATAAAATAATCCACTccaaacaaaggtgtatgatttctaaaatccaatactgatatttgtaTTAAGAGGATAACTGAAGAATACTTGTTGAAGTGTTACATcctctaacatgcagaaattgtagaaaatggtacaagtacatttaacatgacaaaatagagATGAGCGTCCCTTGGCACCATCACACAAGCAAAATATCAGTAACTCGtgaaaacatgcaaaattgcctactaataaactttgtgTACA
The Mercenaria mercenaria strain notata chromosome 10, MADL_Memer_1, whole genome shotgun sequence genome window above contains:
- the LOC123544591 gene encoding uncharacterized protein LOC123544591 isoform X1, with translation MLFLLSRKETMAETEGINVSEAVTTENEEIRRENKQLLKEIAGLCNRRDKTDVEKILLLGKIGAGKSSIVNTIIKALSGKYIPKAKVGKGSTQSKTFTLERYISCGVTVEDVDETEQQHSVVEMLPRLPTIFDVAGKDNSDNVELQEILELLIGGHVPPGTSIEYLEELQKEHKVGSLKETIFKNSRPEWKMTKIVFVHSCREVVPTDLIHCLQRVLKRADPRTAQVKYSADIYVVITKFDFVRDVDKYIWSSGEPQISIEEFKEVEKAIEKEFSLQGALEDNRTRWVSYTNGTGTDNPYIDNIALKFVRRMVMPRNQPVDSVKPMITTWTKIELKAKRICLKAKHFFLTEQNFTFSFTHLIIMFAVLIAAVVIMYCVYKVLNSSPEFKKRMDDDYF
- the LOC123544591 gene encoding uncharacterized protein LOC123544591 isoform X2, which produces MAETEGINVSEAVTTENEEIRRENKQLLKEIAGLCNRRDKTDVEKILLLGKIGAGKSSIVNTIIKALSGKYIPKAKVGKGSTQSKTFTLERYISCGVTVEDVDETEQQHSVVEMLPRLPTIFDVAGKDNSDNVELQEILELLIGGHVPPGTSIEYLEELQKEHKVGSLKETIFKNSRPEWKMTKIVFVHSCREVVPTDLIHCLQRVLKRADPRTAQVKYSADIYVVITKFDFVRDVDKYIWSSGEPQISIEEFKEVEKAIEKEFSLQGALEDNRTRWVSYTNGTGTDNPYIDNIALKFVRRMVMPRNQPVDSVKPMITTWTKIELKAKRICLKAKHFFLTEQNFTFSFTHLIIMFAVLIAAVVIMYCVYKVLNSSPEFKKRMDDDYF